In one window of Sandaracinaceae bacterium DNA:
- a CDS encoding RNA-binding protein encodes MSKKLFVGSLSWGTDDQGLRTAFERFGDVTDAKVITDRDSGRSRGFGFVTFADDGAADQAVEQMHGATLDGRTLNVNEAQDRRDGGGGGGGGGGGRGGYGGGGGGGGRDRDGGGGGGRGGRDGGGGGRGGRDGGGGGGGRW; translated from the coding sequence ATGTCGAAGAAGCTATTTGTGGGCAGCCTGAGCTGGGGTACGGATGATCAAGGGCTGCGCACGGCGTTCGAGCGCTTTGGTGACGTGACTGACGCGAAGGTCATCACTGACCGTGACTCGGGGCGCAGCCGCGGGTTCGGGTTCGTGACGTTTGCCGATGATGGCGCTGCCGACCAGGCAGTGGAGCAGATGCACGGCGCGACCCTCGACGGCCGCACCCTGAACGTGAACGAGGCCCAGGATCGTCGTGACGGCGGCGGCGGTGGCGGCGGCGGCGGCGGTGGTCGCGGCGGCTACGGCGGCGGCGGCGGCGGTGGCGGTCGTGACCGCGATGGCGGCGGAGGCGGCGGTCGCGGTGGTCGTGACGGCGGCGGCGGCGGTCGTGGCGGTCGCGATGGCGGCGGCGGCGGCGGCGGTCGTTGGTGA
- a CDS encoding fatty acid desaturase: MPTTSTAAPTSEGHRTPPRPVPLAARDIDHAGFARDLDALKRELRAQAGQPDLDHLAKIERWGRLCTAAGYATAWLAPNPLSALLLSQGRLTRWAMVAHHVSHRGYDHVPGVPEERTSRTFAAGSRRFRDWFDWIDPQAWNVEHNRLHHYRLGELADPDLVEANLDWLRASDLPRPVRMAVIAFFASTWKWTYYAPNTLRVLLNDGAQREGGAPRTLASMWGERALWERCLVPYATAHFVLAPLLFLPLGPIAATNVLVNSMLAEWFTNLHSFLVITTNHAGEDMYAFDEPVSEGKGEFYFRQVVGSTNFRTGSDFNDFLHGFLNYQIEHHVFPDMSMLQYQRMQPAVRALCERYGVPYVQEPVLTRLQKTLAVMLGDANMLRAAPREAAPA, from the coding sequence ATGCCCACCACCTCTACCGCAGCGCCCACCTCCGAGGGTCACCGTACCCCGCCCCGCCCCGTCCCGCTGGCCGCCCGCGACATCGACCACGCGGGGTTCGCGCGGGACCTGGACGCGCTGAAGCGCGAGCTTCGCGCGCAGGCAGGCCAGCCCGACCTGGACCACCTGGCGAAGATCGAGCGCTGGGGCCGGCTGTGCACGGCGGCCGGATATGCGACGGCATGGCTCGCCCCCAACCCGCTCTCCGCGCTGCTGCTGAGCCAGGGGCGCCTGACCCGCTGGGCGATGGTGGCCCACCACGTGTCCCACCGCGGCTACGACCACGTGCCGGGCGTGCCCGAGGAGCGGACCAGCCGGACGTTCGCCGCGGGGAGCCGTCGCTTCCGAGACTGGTTCGACTGGATCGACCCACAGGCGTGGAACGTGGAGCACAACCGGCTGCACCACTACCGGCTGGGGGAGCTGGCCGACCCGGACCTGGTGGAGGCCAACCTCGACTGGCTGCGGGCGTCGGACCTGCCGCGGCCGGTGCGCATGGCGGTCATCGCGTTCTTCGCGAGCACGTGGAAGTGGACCTACTACGCCCCCAACACCCTGCGCGTGCTGCTGAACGACGGCGCTCAGCGCGAGGGCGGCGCACCCCGCACGCTGGCCTCCATGTGGGGAGAGCGTGCGCTCTGGGAGCGCTGCCTGGTGCCCTATGCCACCGCCCACTTCGTCCTCGCCCCCCTGCTCTTCCTGCCGCTGGGCCCGATAGCGGCCACGAACGTGCTGGTGAACAGCATGCTGGCGGAGTGGTTCACCAACCTGCACTCGTTCCTGGTCATCACCACCAACCACGCGGGCGAGGACATGTACGCCTTCGACGAGCCGGTCAGCGAAGGCAAGGGTGAGTTCTACTTCCGCCAGGTGGTGGGCTCCACCAACTTCCGCACGGGCAGTGACTTCAACGACTTTCTGCACGGTTTCCTGAACTACCAGATCGAGCACCACGTGTTCCCGGACATGAGCATGCTGCAGTACCAGCGCATGCAGCCGGCCGTGAGGGCGCTGTGCGAGCGCTACGGCGTGCCCTATGTGCAGGAGCCCGTGCTCACGCGGCTGCAGAAGACGCTGGCGGTGATGCTGGGCGACGCGAACATGCTGCGCGCGGCACCGCGCGAGGCCGCGCCCGCCTGA
- a CDS encoding neutral/alkaline non-lysosomal ceramidase N-terminal domain-containing protein, translating into MVTSYRAGFSRREITAYEPGMAMLGWEHPGHKVRGVATPLFARALFLEDTATGGQVVLVVAELGFLTCAVRLAVLAALAERARHEPALAGLGAHNVALGATHTHSGPSGLSQFPMYNTTNRGFSSVVFGAVVAGIVDCIASAVHAAEPATLQYASARIPYTVPVAFNRSLRAYNDNRDTRTVAPGRPELATTRDTQTLRVSDAAGRGLGLVNWFGVHGTSLHPHLDQLHSDNKGIAAAALEQRAGASSEHRPGFVAIFAQGAAGDVSPNRRWDAERGEAIGEHDDDHASADLNGMLQADWAWRAFERAGRTPALSGPVEGRTVHLDMANAPVAPRFATHRRRGQELRSGGLRTRSARLGLSMSLGTLEGPGPLHGLRPVFDALATLRRRTAKDDPQVPLFEVGKGVHGLAFGLVPYTRLAGLGRFDYSMAYMSAAYAGGVLDEPWAPRFLPLQLLSLAGVPLALLPGEPTTVAGRRVRALLREHWPSAPDAVVAGHSNGYAGYITTPEEYAHQRYEGASTLFGPHTLGAYLSALDDLARGPAPVSSTAAAFGPELAPFEPERLIARREIARARLPMSQRG; encoded by the coding sequence ATGGTCACCTCCTATCGTGCGGGCTTCAGCCGGCGTGAGATCACGGCGTACGAGCCGGGCATGGCCATGCTCGGCTGGGAGCACCCGGGCCACAAGGTGCGCGGTGTGGCGACGCCGCTCTTCGCGCGCGCGTTGTTCCTCGAGGACACCGCGACCGGCGGTCAGGTGGTGCTGGTGGTAGCCGAGCTGGGCTTCCTGACGTGCGCGGTGCGCCTGGCGGTCTTGGCCGCCCTCGCCGAGCGCGCGCGCCACGAGCCCGCGCTGGCCGGCCTCGGCGCACACAACGTCGCGCTCGGCGCTACGCACACCCACTCGGGGCCCAGCGGGCTGTCGCAGTTCCCCATGTACAACACCACCAACCGTGGCTTCTCGTCCGTGGTCTTCGGCGCAGTGGTGGCCGGCATCGTGGACTGCATTGCGAGCGCGGTTCACGCGGCCGAACCCGCCACCCTGCAGTACGCCAGCGCGCGCATCCCGTATACCGTGCCGGTCGCGTTCAACCGCTCGCTGCGGGCCTACAACGACAACCGCGACACGCGAACCGTGGCCCCCGGTCGGCCGGAGCTGGCCACCACGCGGGACACACAGACGCTGCGCGTGAGTGACGCCGCGGGGCGTGGCCTAGGCCTCGTGAACTGGTTCGGGGTGCACGGCACCAGCCTCCATCCGCACCTCGACCAGCTGCACTCGGACAACAAGGGTATCGCTGCGGCCGCGCTCGAGCAGCGTGCAGGTGCGAGCAGCGAGCACCGCCCGGGCTTCGTGGCCATCTTCGCGCAGGGCGCCGCAGGCGACGTGTCCCCCAACCGCCGCTGGGACGCCGAGCGCGGCGAGGCCATCGGAGAGCACGACGACGACCACGCCAGCGCAGACCTCAACGGTATGCTGCAGGCCGACTGGGCCTGGCGGGCGTTCGAGCGGGCGGGGCGGACGCCCGCGCTGAGCGGCCCCGTGGAGGGCAGGACCGTGCACCTGGACATGGCCAACGCGCCGGTAGCGCCACGCTTCGCGACCCACAGACGCCGTGGCCAGGAGCTGCGATCGGGTGGCCTGCGCACTCGCAGCGCGCGTCTGGGCCTGAGCATGAGCCTGGGCACGCTCGAAGGCCCCGGCCCGCTACACGGTCTGCGGCCGGTGTTCGATGCCCTCGCCACGCTGCGGCGTCGCACGGCCAAGGACGACCCGCAGGTGCCGCTCTTCGAGGTGGGCAAGGGCGTGCACGGGTTGGCCTTTGGGCTGGTCCCGTACACCCGGCTGGCTGGGCTCGGCCGCTTCGACTACTCCATGGCGTACATGAGCGCGGCGTATGCCGGCGGAGTGCTGGACGAGCCGTGGGCGCCGCGCTTCCTGCCGCTGCAGCTCCTGTCGTTGGCCGGTGTGCCGCTGGCGCTGCTGCCCGGCGAGCCCACCACGGTGGCCGGCCGCCGCGTGCGGGCCCTGTTGCGTGAGCACTGGCCCAGCGCCCCGGACGCTGTGGTAGCAGGGCACTCCAACGGCTACGCGGGCTACATCACCACGCCCGAGGAGTACGCCCACCAGCGCTACGAGGGGGCCTCCACGCTCTTCGGACCGCACACGCTGGGCGCCTACTTGAGCGCCCTCGATGACCTGGCCCGTGGCCCGGCGCCCGTGAGCAGCACGGCGGCGGCCTTTGGGCCCGAGCTCGCGCCCTTCGAGCCCGAGCGGCTGATCGCGCGCCGCGAGATCGCGCGGGCGCGGCTCCCCATGAGCCAGCGTGGCTGA
- a CDS encoding HEAT repeat domain-containing protein, translated as MPRALLLPPASFFTLAALGVLLGACGGDTPAVPSAAPAVSGLPAPSALVVLSDAERARVPEVLAELRNGSFSRSVVIHDNARVLLWLAETSTDPSVTTAALRGLLTTWTHSPRYAERMALVSPEYATIVLRRMGDDHPGVQAAAIKASIKCLLGESPHTGVAARLSELATRHPSAAGRLEALEALWHSSVIVETPSHIAPFVAALDAPEPWLVSGSLFRLGAFGAGWPDQGTLRARLRELLAHVDPGVRGRAATALSTIVGPQDADRDAVAQAILPLLRDAHAYPRSAAATALAWLDYRPAVPELVALLDDSASNVYDLRDFTLLDGTPGLSHHDGSPWSRVDDAALRALQSFSSRLGTRFTFDVHHERVDTDLAAAGSVARAWYQGVRSELPPG; from the coding sequence ATGCCCCGTGCCCTTCTGCTTCCCCCAGCTTCGTTCTTCACGCTGGCCGCCCTGGGCGTGCTCCTCGGGGCCTGTGGCGGCGACACCCCCGCCGTCCCCTCTGCCGCCCCCGCTGTCTCGGGCCTGCCGGCCCCGAGCGCGCTGGTCGTGCTGAGTGATGCCGAACGGGCCCGTGTGCCCGAAGTGTTGGCCGAGCTGCGCAACGGCAGCTTCTCCCGCAGCGTGGTCATCCACGACAACGCGCGCGTGCTGCTGTGGCTGGCCGAGACGAGCACCGACCCCAGCGTGACGACGGCGGCCCTGCGCGGGCTGCTGACCACCTGGACCCACTCCCCGCGCTACGCCGAGCGCATGGCCCTGGTCAGCCCGGAGTACGCCACCATCGTGCTGCGCCGCATGGGCGACGATCACCCCGGAGTGCAGGCCGCGGCCATCAAGGCATCCATCAAGTGCCTGCTGGGCGAATCGCCCCACACGGGTGTGGCAGCGCGGCTGAGTGAGCTGGCCACCCGTCACCCCTCGGCGGCCGGGCGCCTCGAAGCGCTCGAGGCGCTCTGGCACTCGAGCGTCATCGTGGAGACGCCGTCGCACATCGCGCCCTTCGTGGCAGCGCTGGATGCGCCCGAGCCTTGGCTGGTCTCGGGGTCCCTCTTTCGCCTGGGGGCCTTCGGCGCAGGTTGGCCGGACCAGGGCACTCTGCGCGCTCGTCTCCGGGAGCTGTTGGCGCACGTTGATCCCGGTGTCCGCGGCCGTGCCGCCACGGCGCTCTCCACCATCGTGGGGCCCCAGGATGCGGACCGTGACGCCGTGGCGCAGGCCATCCTCCCGTTGCTCCGCGATGCCCATGCCTATCCGCGCTCTGCCGCTGCCACCGCGCTCGCGTGGCTCGACTACCGGCCAGCGGTGCCCGAGCTGGTCGCGCTCCTCGACGACAGCGCCAGCAACGTCTACGACCTGCGCGACTTCACCCTGCTCGACGGCACCCCGGGGCTGAGCCACCACGACGGGTCGCCTTGGTCGCGCGTCGACGACGCCGCCCTGCGCGCGCTCCAGTCCTTCAGCTCGCGTCTCGGGACGCGCTTCACCTTCGACGTCCACCACGAGCGCGTGGACACGGACCTGGCGGCGGCCGGCAGCGTGGCCCGAGCGTGGTACCAGGGCGTGCGGTCGGAGCTCCCACCCGGCTGA
- a CDS encoding OmpA family protein — protein MSHPRNKRLPLLLVFAALACPAGSLAQSPVDDAQAQAQAARDAYHSLDLDQAQEQARAAVDTCERGGCPAPDMARYYVLQGMVEYAATQDRDRARAMFRQAVHTDNAVELDPELATPDLQAILVDAREDVAIDGTLSPEEVAARHGDDTPRLHEGGTCHQDEQCSAGLICEGNICVSGERPEVEEPWQRFFLEVGFNMAAATASDQMTPADAPVLTFNGTVPTGVERFDPQMDDDRSNDSYYVGGQNGCNAPVPTDEATTDNYCVRVTSGLFVFAPGIHVGLGLWFTERLGVSLRARIGIGHGGGSLSFIQLGARFHFRVVVPKPDGLHISLFLGAAYGQIQVRPKQVDADRIWATTGPIGIDLGMNLGYRFTPNVGIFVQPGVYTLLPDFSLGLSATVGLDLAIGSVGGPPPPPPEPEPEDDDRDGDRILNHNDACEDEAEDVDGYEDEDGCPELDNDSDGIVDGADACPREAEDMDGYEDDDGCPERDNDGDGVADVDDACPNEVGVGIARGCPEPDRDGDGVVDRMDNCPEEAGPRENHGCLEEQFVEIQEDRLVITQIIYFRTNRDVIEDRSFPLLAQIANVLNSHPEITRISIEGHTDSRGRARNNLTLSQRRARSVMNHLMTTGGVDASRLSSEGYGSTRPVIENATTEEEHAQNRRVEFVIHHD, from the coding sequence ATGTCACACCCAAGAAACAAACGACTCCCTCTCCTCTTGGTCTTCGCGGCGCTCGCCTGTCCGGCGGGCTCACTTGCGCAGTCTCCAGTCGACGACGCGCAGGCCCAGGCGCAAGCCGCGCGTGACGCGTATCACTCGCTGGACCTCGATCAGGCCCAGGAACAAGCGCGGGCTGCGGTCGACACGTGCGAGCGCGGTGGCTGCCCCGCCCCGGACATGGCCCGCTACTACGTGCTCCAGGGCATGGTCGAGTACGCCGCCACCCAGGACCGCGACCGCGCGCGAGCCATGTTCCGGCAGGCTGTCCATACGGACAACGCCGTCGAGCTGGACCCCGAGCTGGCCACGCCAGACCTGCAGGCGATCTTGGTGGACGCCCGCGAAGACGTCGCCATCGACGGCACGCTCTCGCCGGAGGAAGTGGCTGCGCGCCATGGCGACGATACGCCGCGCCTGCACGAGGGAGGCACGTGTCATCAGGACGAGCAGTGCTCGGCCGGGCTCATCTGCGAAGGCAACATCTGCGTCAGCGGTGAGCGCCCCGAGGTGGAGGAGCCGTGGCAACGGTTCTTCCTCGAGGTGGGCTTCAACATGGCGGCCGCCACGGCCAGCGACCAGATGACGCCGGCCGACGCACCCGTGCTGACGTTCAACGGGACCGTTCCCACGGGTGTCGAGCGGTTCGACCCGCAGATGGACGACGATCGGTCCAACGACAGCTACTACGTGGGTGGACAGAACGGCTGCAACGCCCCCGTACCCACCGATGAGGCCACGACCGACAACTACTGCGTCCGTGTCACCTCGGGCCTCTTCGTCTTCGCGCCCGGCATCCACGTCGGCCTCGGCCTCTGGTTCACCGAGCGCCTCGGCGTCTCGCTGCGCGCGCGCATCGGCATCGGCCACGGCGGTGGCTCGCTCAGCTTCATCCAGCTCGGCGCCCGCTTCCACTTCCGCGTGGTCGTGCCCAAGCCCGATGGGCTTCACATCTCGCTCTTCCTGGGCGCCGCCTACGGACAGATCCAGGTCCGTCCCAAGCAGGTGGACGCGGATCGCATCTGGGCCACCACTGGGCCCATTGGCATCGATCTCGGCATGAACCTGGGCTACCGCTTCACCCCGAACGTGGGCATCTTCGTCCAGCCCGGCGTCTACACACTTCTGCCGGACTTCTCGCTCGGCCTTTCGGCCACCGTGGGCCTCGACCTGGCGATCGGCTCCGTGGGTGGGCCTCCGCCCCCGCCGCCCGAGCCCGAGCCCGAAGATGACGACCGCGATGGCGACCGCATCCTCAACCACAACGACGCCTGCGAGGACGAGGCGGAGGACGTGGACGGCTACGAAGACGAAGACGGCTGCCCCGAGCTCGACAACGACAGCGACGGGATCGTCGACGGGGCAGACGCCTGCCCGCGCGAAGCCGAGGACATGGACGGCTACGAGGACGACGACGGCTGCCCCGAGCGCGACAACGACGGCGACGGCGTGGCCGACGTCGACGACGCGTGCCCGAACGAGGTCGGCGTGGGTATCGCCCGCGGCTGCCCGGAGCCCGACCGCGACGGTGACGGCGTGGTGGACCGCATGGACAACTGCCCGGAAGAGGCTGGCCCGCGTGAGAACCACGGCTGTCTCGAGGAGCAGTTCGTGGAGATCCAAGAGGACCGCCTGGTCATCACGCAGATCATCTACTTCCGCACCAACCGCGACGTCATCGAGGACCGCTCGTTCCCGCTGCTCGCGCAGATCGCGAACGTGTTGAACTCGCACCCCGAGATCACCCGCATCAGCATCGAGGGTCACACGGACAGCCGTGGCCGTGCCCGCAACAACCTCACGCTCTCGCAGCGTCGCGCCCGCTCGGTCATGAACCACCTCATGACCACGGGTGGCGTGGACGCCTCGCGGCTCAGCTCCGAGGGCTACGGCTCCACTCGCCCGGTCATCGAGAACGCCACCACCGAGGAAGAGCACGCCCAGAACCGCCGCGTCGAGTTCGTCATTCACCACGACTGA